Proteins encoded together in one Nyctibius grandis isolate bNycGra1 chromosome 1, bNycGra1.pri, whole genome shotgun sequence window:
- the SESN1 gene encoding sestrin-1 isoform X4: MMHTLFADSFATLGRLDNVTLVMVFHPQYLESFLKTQHYLLQMDGPLPLHYRHYIGIMAAARHQCSYLVNLHVNDFLHVGGDPKWLNGLENAPQKLQNLGELNKMLAHRPWLITKEHIEQLLKTEENSWSLAELIHAVVLLTHYHSLASFTFGCGISPEIDCEGGHTFRPPSVSNYCMCDITNGYHGVDEIHASPTGSIPSTESVCEVEALMEKMKQLQECRDEEEASQEEMATRFEREKRESMFVCSSEDEESAPTRDVSRHFEDTSYGYKDFSRHGMHVPTFRVQDYSWEDHGYSLVNRLYPDVGQLLDEKFHIAYNLTYNTMAMHKDVDTSMLRRAIWNYIHCMFGIRYDDYDYGEINQLLDRSFKVYIKTVVCTPEKTTKRMYDGFWRQFEHSEKGQTTLSPLPFLTTPSAPQVHVNLLLVEARMQAELLYALRAITRYMT; this comes from the exons TAAAAACTCAGCACTATCTACTGCAGATGGATGGTCCACTCCCGCTTCATTACCGACACTACATCGGGATAATG GCTGCAGCACGACATCAGTGCTCTTACCTTGTTAACCTCCATGTGAACGACTTCCTTCATGTCGGTGGAGACCCTAAATGGTTAAATGGTCTGGAAAATGCACCTcaaaaactgcaaaatttagGAGAACTGAACAAAATGTTGGCTCACCGACCCTGGCTTATCACCAAGGAACATATTGAG caacttTTGAAGACTGAAGAGAACAGCTGGTCCCTGGCAGAGCTGATCCACGCAGTCGTTCTCCTTACACACTACCACTCCCTTGCTTCCTTCACGTTTGGTTGTGGAATCAGCCCAGAGATCGACTGTGAAGGGGGTCACACCTTCAGGCCCCCTTCTGTCAGTAACTATTGCATGTGTGATATTACAAATGGTTACCACGGGGTGGATGAAATTCATGCCAGCCCAACTGGAAGTATTCCA TCTACAGAGTCTGTCTGTGAAGTTGAAGCTCTTatggagaaaatgaagcagctaCAGGAGTGTCGAGATGAAGAGGAAGCCAGCCAAGAAGAGATGGCTACACGctttgaaagagagaagagagaaagcatgTTCGTGTGTTCTTCAG AAGATGAAGAATCAGCACCAACAAGAGACGTGTCTCGTCACTTTGAGGATACCAGCTATGGTTACAAGGACTTCTCCAGACATGGAATGCACGTGCCCACCTTTCGTGTTCAG GATTATTCCTGGGAAGACCATGGCTATTCCTTGGTTAATCGCCTTTACCCAGATGTGGGACAACTACTTGATGAGAAGTTTCATATTGCTTATAATCTGACTTACAACACAATGGCCATGCACAAAGATGTGGATACCTCAATGCTCAGACGAGCTATTTGGAACTATATTCATTGTATGTTTGGAATAAG ATACGATGATTATGACTATGGTGAAATTAATCAGTTGTTGGACCGCAGCTTTAAAGTTTATATCAAGACTGTGGTTTGCACTCCTGAAAAGACCACAAAAAGAATGTATGATGGCTTCTGGAGGCAGTTTGAACACTCTGAGAAG GGGCAAACGACCTTATCACCTCTTCCTTTCCTAACAACCCCCTCTGCTCCACAG gtCCATGTAAATTTGCTTCTGGTAGAAGCTCGGATGCAAGCCGAACTACTTTATGCTCTGAGAGCTATTACTCGCTATATGACCTGA